A stretch of Lachancea thermotolerans CBS 6340 chromosome D complete sequence DNA encodes these proteins:
- the SUB1 gene encoding chromatin-binding transcription coactivator SUB1 (some similarities with uniprot|P54000 Saccharomyces cerevisiae YMR039C SUB1 Suppressor of TFIIB mutations transcriptional coactivator), whose translation MSYYNRYRGQRKFAGNGETGAAIDEPDAIFELGNNKRVTVRQFRNINLIDIREYYADSASGEMKPGKKGISLTEELYDELLKHRQNIDDALRRFGSKRPRTKTVNVLSDSEDEPQSMRVAPPQRSKPTRSEQSKPARRDRRTAAPAPPQSQPDEKRRKRDAREAGARLVMPGGQPSNPRLDDLHTSRTNVSNPRLDDLHTPPASASNPRLDDHLPRLPSVPKPDNDSDLDSSDEDFALALESEFQRDENSARANDHEDEGEISEES comes from the coding sequence ATGTCTTACTACAACAGATACCGCGGCCAGCGGAAGTTCGCTGGCAACGGCGAGACAGGGGCTGCAATTGACGAGCCGGATGCGATCTTCGAACTAGGCAATAATAAGCGGGTCACGGTGAGGCAGTTTCGCAACATAAACTTGATCGACATCCGTGAATACTACGCAGATTCTGCGTCTGGGGAGATGAAGCCCGGGAAGAAGGGCATTTCACTCACCGAGGAGCTCTACGacgagctgctgaagcacCGGCAGAATATCGATGATGCCCTGCGTCGCTTTGGGTCGAAGAGGCCGCGCACTAAGACCGTCAACGTTCTCTCGGATAGCGAGGACGAACCGCAAAGCATGCGCGTGGCGCCGCCCCAGCGTAGTAAGCCAACGCGTAGCGAACAAAGCAAGCCAGCTCGGCGTGACCGCAGGACggcagcgccagcaccCCCGCAGTCGCAGCCTGACGAGAAACGCCGCAAGCGCGATGCTCGAGAGGCCGGTGCTCGTCTCGTCATGCCGGGCGGGCAGCCGTCTAATCCACGGCTGGACGACTTGCATACTTCGCGCACGAACGTTAGTAACCCGCGTCTCGATGATCTGCATACCCCAcccgcgagcgcgagcaACCCACGTCTCGACGACCACTTGCCCCGGCTTCCGTCCGTGCCGAAGCCTGATAACGACTCTGATTTAGACTCCAGCGACGAAGATTTCGCTCTAGCTCTTGAGTCTGAATTTCAGCGTGACGAGAACTCTGCTCGTGCCAACGACCACGAAGACGAAGGCGAAATAAGCGAGGAGTCGTAG
- the ARA2 gene encoding D-arabinose 1-dehydrogenase (NAD(P)(+)) ARA2 (similar to uniprot|Q04212 Saccharomyces cerevisiae YMR041C Hypothetical ORF): MDSLKPIGPTQGLVRGLGVENLPKLILGGATLNTQYNDDPASLPVVDMIRFAMQFGVRAIDTSPYYGDSEVLYGAALESLKEELPRENYFICTKVGRIRLEEFDYSRSHIHFSVLRSCERLKTKYLDVVFLHDVEFVETEQVLEALQELRKLRDEGVILNFGISGYPVDFLLNIALKCKTHPQIGALDVVLSYANLNLQNRTLHEYAPRFREEAGVKVVENGSILSMSLLRSQETKAFHPCSAELRKLSNEAAQYAASQGEDLASLATRYAFSEWADKGPTVLGVSSVAELRVALESYTIVADNQGKLSEKDARLANEIQSQIFGAHMNETWSSGIDHEE; encoded by the coding sequence ATGGACAGTCTGAAGCCTATAGGTCCAACCCAAGGCCTAGTACGGGGGCTTGGCGTTGAAAATTTACCCAAATTGATCCTGGGTGGTGCTACTCTCAACACGCAGTATAACGATGATCCTGCTTCACTGCCAGTCGTCGATATGATTCGCTTTGCCATGCAGTTCGGGGTCCGCGCGATTGACACTTCTCCATACTACGGAGACAGCGAAGTGCTCTACGGGGCTGCattggaaagcttgaaggagGAGCTTCCTAGAGAGAACTACTTTATCTGCACGAAGGTTGGTCGCATTAGGCTCGAGGAATTCGACTATTCACGCAGCCACATTCATTTTAGCGTTCTCAGATCGTGTGAGCGCCTAAAGACTAAGTACTTGGATGTCGTGTTCCTACACGACGTGGAGTTCGTTGAGACTGAGCAAGTGTTGGAGGCCTTACAGGAATTGCGCAAGCTGCGAGATGAAGGCGTAATTCTGAATTTTGGCATCAGCGGGTACCCCGTAGActttttgctcaatatAGCACTCAAATGCAAGACGCATCCGCAAATAGGAGCTCTTGATGTGGTTCTGTCATACGCCAATTTGAATCTGCAGAACCGTACGCTGCACGAGTATGCCCCACGCTTCAGAGAGGAGGCGGGAGTCAAAGTGGTCGAGAACGGCTCTATCTTGAGTAtgtcgctgctgcgctCCCAGGAAACGAAGGCGTTCCATCCTTGTTCTGCAGAGCTCCGGAAGCTGTCCAACGAGGCTGCTCAGTACGCCGCTTCGCAGGGCGAAGACCTCGCAAGCCTTGCCACCAGATACGCTTTCAGCGAGTGGGCAGACAAGGGTCCCACAGTGCTAGGAGTTAGCAGTGTCGCGGAGTTGCGGGTAGCGCTGGAGAGCTACACGATCGTGGCAGACAACCAAGGTAAGCTGAGCGAAAAGGACGCACGGCTGGCGAACGAGATCCAGTCCCAAATTTTCGGAGCGCACATGAACGAGACATGGTCATCCGGGATAGACCACGAAGAGTAA
- the YET2 gene encoding Yet2p (similar to uniprot|P35723 Saccharomyces cerevisiae YKL065C YET1 Endoplasmic reticulum transmembrane protein homolog of human BAP31 protein) yields MSVYLSVLFGALTLEMACLFVLVLPLHYKIRKGLVSTYDRFMSYTQVKTVIWITAGLVGLLFVDSWKRAQVSVFLHHHQGVGGPSANPDGAGAITPVQALASRAYNQRNTYISGFILYFCFCIPTVISVVRRLVKYETLLRDKDSQHEGQNEAETKAEAEVAKLKKELSEKKASIKALAKQKANLEAHFDSSAEAQKNADPKLKKDN; encoded by the coding sequence ATGAGTGTTTATTTGAGCGTTTTATTCGGCGCTTTGACGCTAGAAATGGCGTGTCTGTTCGTGTTGGTCCTCCCACTGCATTACAAGATCCGCAAGGGTCTAGTGAGCACGTACGACCGTTTTATGAGCTACACGCAGGTCAAGACGGTGATTTGGATCACCGCTGGACTCGTGGGGCTGTTGTTCGTGGACTCCTGGAAGCGGGCGCAGGTCTCTGTCTTTCTACACCACCACCAGGGCGTTGGAGGCCCAAGCGCGAATCCCGACGGCGCAGGAGCCATCACACCTGTCCAGGCTCTAGCGTCTCGCGCCTACAACCAGAGAAACACATATATCTCGGGCTTTATACTCTACTTTTGCTTCTGCATCCCTACTGTTATCAGCGTGGTAAGGAGGCTGGTCAAGTACGAGACGCTGCTCCGCGACAAGGACTCCCAGCACGAGGGGCAGAACGAGGCCGAGACCAAGGCTGAGGCGGAGGTcgccaagctcaagaaagagctatccgagaagaaggccTCGATCAAGGCCCTTGCCAAGCAAAAGGCTAACCTGGAGGCTCACTTCGACAGCTCTGCCGAGGCGCAAAAAAACGCAGACCCTaagctcaagaaagatAACTGA
- the PHO23 gene encoding Pho23p (some similarities with uniprot|P50947 Saccharomyces cerevisiae YNL097C): protein MAAPANLYPGLNDISDVLEEMPLEVTRYLTLLREIDAKCVHTVPELNSTIGEFLGARGSKNDGVEPLARMNGLFQDLMPSLEEKMHVSALAYEALNRLTARLELAYEVAIKNNEIPPKLRLGNDNHPAMHLHHELMAKIDSKSGSKSSQALKSESRREAMAARRTAGAPPSVPAGHATGNGGGAGGAGAGGAGAGGFAAGAAASGSAAAATAAGAAQTTDGRKRRTMAGPTGTASGAMGATAGSASADSKKRKRKTASREDYSQRPKTNEYGEALYCYCNQVAYGEMVGCDGDNCILEWFHLPCIGLETLPKGKWYCDDCKRAL, encoded by the coding sequence ATGGCTGCGCCTGCCAATCTGTACCCTGGACTGAACGACATCTCAGATGTACTGGAAGAAATGCCACTCGAGGTCACTCGGTATCTTACACTTCTGCGGGAGATTGACGCCAAGTGTGTGCACACGGTCCCCGAGCTCAACAGCACGATCGGGGAGTTCCTGGGCGCACGCGGTAGCAAAAACGACGGTGTAGAGCCGCTTGCCAGGATGAACGGTCTGTTTCAAGATCTGATGCCGTCGCTGGAGGAGAAGATGCACGTGTCGGCGCTCGCATACGAAGCGCTGAACCGGCTCACCGCCCGCCTGGAGCTGGCGTACGAGGTGgctatcaaaaacaacgAGATCCCGCCCAAGCTCAGACTTGGCAACGACAACCATCCGGCCATGCACCTGCACCACGAGCTCATGGCCAAGATTGACTCCAAGTCCGGCAGCAAGTCGTCGCAGGCGCTGAAGAGCGAGTCGCGACGCGAGGCCATGGCCGCACGCAGAACCGCTGGTGCGCCTCCTAGTGTCCCCGCGGGCCATGCGACTGGCAACGGTGGCGGCGCTGGTGGAGCCGGCGCTGGTGGAGCCGGCGCTGGAGGTTTCGCTGCAGGCGCTGCGGCGTCTGGCTCAGCGGCCGCGGCCACggccgctggcgccgccCAGACTACCGATGGGCGTAAGCGCCGGACTATGGCAGGACCTACGGGCACCGCTTCGGGCGCGATGGGTGCGACTGCaggcagcgccagcgcagATTCAAAGAAGCGGAAGCGCAAGACCGCATCGCGGGAAGACTACAGCCAGCGCCCAAAAACAAACGAGTATGGTGAGGCGCTCTACTGCTACTGCAACCAGGTGGCTTATGGAGAGATGGTCGGCTGCGACGGCGACAACTGCATCTTGGAATGGTTTCATTTGCCCTGCATCGGCCTGGAGACGCTACCCAAAGGAAAGTGGTACTGCGACGACTGTAAGCGCGCTTTGTGA
- the RAS2 gene encoding Ras family GTPase RAS2 (similar to uniprot|P01120 Saccharomyces cerevisiae YNL098C RAS2 GTP-binding protein that regulates the nitrogen starvation response, sporulation, and filamentous growth; farnesylation and palmitoylation required for activity and localization to plasma membrane; homolog of mammalian Ras proto-oncogenes), which translates to MSLNKNNIREYKLVVVGGGGVGKSALTIQLIQSHFVDEYDPTIEDSYRKQVVVDGKVSILDILDTAGQEEYSAMREQYMRTGEGFLLVYSVTSRTSFEELMTYYQQILRVKDADYVPVFLVGNKSDLEDERQVAYEEGVSLAKQFNAPFLETSAKQAINVEESFYGLVRLVRDEGAVYNPAHGEQLGQKFQQQQARNQSMGAGAGLGVGASDGLDNGGHASDPNMLSADAQGGQAADARTSGVAASGKAGELKSGKAPGAAGKVKSPAGRVEQRADNTSGKKQKSGGCCIVC; encoded by the exons ATGTCACTGAACAAG AACAACATAAGAGAATACAAACTGGTGGTCGTCGGTGGCGGTGGTGTTGGTAAATCCGCTCTGACAATACAGCTGATCCAATCACACTTTGTGGATGAATACGACCCCACGATCGAGGATTCGTACCGTAAGCAGGTTGTCGTGGACGGCAAGGTGTCCATCTTGGACATCCTGGACACAGCGGGCCAAGAAGAGTACTCGGCAATGCGCGAGCAGTACATGCGCACTGGCGAGGGCTTTTTGCTGGTGTACTCGGTGACTTCGCGCACGTCGTTCGAAGAACTAATGACATACTACCAGCAGATTTTGCGCGTCAAGGACGCGGACTACGTGCCGGTGTTCTTGGTGGGCAACAAAAGTGATTTGGAGGATGAACGTCAGGTTGCTTACGAAGAGGGTGTGAGCCTGGCCAAGCAGTTTAACGCTCCATTCCTTGAAACCTCCGCCAAGCAGGCCATCAATGTCGAGGAGTCTTTCTATGGCCTGGTGCGCCTAGTGCGTGACGAAGGCGCGGTTTACAACCCGGCGCATGGTGAGCAGCTAGGGCAGAAAttccagcagcaacaggcTAGAAACCAGAGCAtgggcgcgggcgcgggccTCGGCGTGGGTGCCAGCGACGGTCTCGATAACGGCGGCCACGCCTCCGACCCAAACATGCTGTCCGCGGACGCCCAAGGTGGTCAGGCTGCAGACGCCCGCACTAGTGGCGTCGCGGCCTCAGGAAAAGCGGGCGAGCTCAAATCCGGCAAGGCTCCAGGCGCCGCCGGCAAGGTCAAGTCCCCCGCAGGCCGCGTGGAGCAACGTGCCGACAACACCTCGGGTAAGAAACAGAAATCCGGTGGGTGTTGTATCGTGTGTTAG
- the OST2 gene encoding dolichyl-diphosphooligosaccharide-protein glycotransferase (similar to uniprot|P46964 Saccharomyces cerevisiae YOR103C OST2 Epsilon subunit of the oligosaccharyltransferase complex of the ER lumen which catalyzes asparagine-linked glycosylation of newly synthesized proteins) — protein sequence MVPKTTPKKADVASSASKFSDTISASYKAYCKQVSGDRQLQLIDTFCAFLVAVGVIQFLFVCAAKDSFPLNAFLAGFSACVGQFVLLVSLRMQVVNSFMGISPQRAFGEFVLASLVLHFLCLHFVN from the coding sequence ATGGTGCCAAAAACAACCCCCAAGAAAGCGGATGTGGCCAGCTCTGCTTCCAAGTTCTCAGACACAATTTCTGCCTCCTACAAGGCGTACTGCAAGCAGGTTAGCGGCGACAGGCAGCTACAGCTCATAGACACGTTCTGCGCATTCCTGGTGGCCGTAGGTGTGATTCAGTTTCTGTTCGTGTGCGCGGCCAAGGACAGCTTTCCGCTCAACGCGTTCCTGGCTGGCTTCAGTGCGTGTGTGGGCCAGTTTGTGCTGCTAGTAAGTCTGCGTATGCAGGTAGTGAACAGCTTCATGGGTATTTCGCCGCAGCGTGCATTCGGCGAGTTCGTACTAGCCAGCCTGGTGCTACACTTCCTCTGTCTACACTTTGTCAATTGA
- the OCA1 gene encoding putative tyrosine protein phosphatase OCA1 (highly similar to uniprot|P50946 Saccharomyces cerevisiae YNL099C OCA1 Putative protein tyrosine phosphatase required for cell cycle arrest in response to oxidative damage of DNA) gives MEPDYEEDDDHVYINEETELGRENVVISHAPRARIVPPLNFCPVERYLYRSGQPSTVNFPFLLDLKLKTIIWLANEEPQDALLEFCDAHAIQLQFATINPDGGEDDNPWDGLTEHSIISALRTIVNVESYPLLVCCGMGRHRTGTVIGCLRRIMGWNLASVSEEYRRFTGSRGGRILVELLIEAFDTQLVEIDRAKAPQWLLTAV, from the coding sequence ATGGAACCAGATTACGAGGAGGATGACGACCATGTATACATCAATGAGGAGACAGAGCTGGGACGCGAGAATGTGGTGATATCGCACGCGCCACGCGCGCGCATCGTGCCTCCGCTCAACTTCTGTCCCGTGGAGCGTTATTTGTACCGCTCCGGTCAGCCCTCCACCGTGAACTTCCCGTTTCTACTGGatctcaaactcaaaaCGATCATCTGGCTGGCAAATGAAGAGCCTCAGGACGCGCTGCTGGAGTTCTGCGATGCGCATGCGATTCAGCTACAATTTGCTACCATTAACCCAGACGGCGGCGAGGATGACAATCCTTGGGATGGTCTCACAGAGCACTCAATCATCAGTGCTTTGCGCACCATCGTCAATGTCGAGAGCTACCCGCTGCTCGTGTGCTGCGGCATGGGCCGCCACCGCACGGGTACTGTGATCGGTTGCTTGAGACGTATCATGGGCTGGAATCTGGCCAGCGTCTCGGAGGAGTACCGTCGTTTTACTGGAAGCAGAGGCGGCCGGATTCTTGTAGAACTACTAATCGAAGCATTTGACACTCAGTTAGTCGAGATCGACCGCGCTAAGGCGCCGCAATGGCTGTTGACCGCAGTCTAG
- the PIN2 gene encoding Pin2p (weakly similar to uniprot|Q12057 Saccharomyces cerevisiae YOR104W PIN2 Protein that induces appearance of [PIN ] prion when overproduced), giving the protein MSQICYKRLATRGFVSGAKDTAESFKSWDSCMDNRACKIIAIVGIVIASIVAVWIVGSLLRCFKYGASGICEFCCWCCGAGRRRGVQRPIAQPHSQPGVGGGPPMVVYQPVTAPQDAYYRGNSFYDERSSVKELEQDFDLEAQRPENKRRAAGAHRISGGREAVPLVYDEDPREDHELSVYHPRLTTNVAPQGYTTQTPYPKDEQQSYSKTYRHGNY; this is encoded by the coding sequence ATGTCTCAGATATGCTACAAGCGACTTGCGACGCGAGGATTTGTGTCTGGCGCCAAGGACACAGCGGAAAGCTTCAAGAGTTGGGACTCGTGCATGGATAACCGGGCGTGCAAGATCATCGCCATCGTGGGAATAGTGATAGCTTCAATTGTGGCCGTGTGGATAGTGGGATCGCTGCTGCGATGCTTTAAATACGGGGCAAGTGGGATATGTGAgttctgctgctggtgtTGCGGGGCTGGGCGTCGCCGTGGCGTGCAGAGACCGATCGCGCAGCCGCACTCTCAGCCAGGCGTGGGTGGAGGCCCGCCTATGGTGGTTTACCAGCCGGTAACAGCGCCACAGGACGCGTACTACCGAGGCAACAGCTTTTACGATGAGCGCAGCAGCGTCAAGGAGCTCGAGCAGGATTTCGACCTGGAGGCGCAGAGGCCCGAAAATAAGCGGCGTGCGGCTGGCGCGCACAGAATATCGGGCGGCCGCGAGGCAGTACCTCTGGTGTACGACGAAGATCCACGCGAGGACCATGAGCTCTCTGTGTATCACCCCCGTCTGACCACGAACGTTGCCCCACAAGGCTACACTACGCAGACGCCCTATCCAAAGGACGAGCAGCAGTCTTACAGCAAGACCTATCGACACGGAAACTACTAG